The following are from one region of the Leishmania braziliensis MHOM/BR/75/M2904 complete genome, chromosome 21 genome:
- a CDS encoding putative centromere/microtubule binding protein cbf5 → MGKKKVGEIQRGEDFCIPSGDKDANRTLPAEEWPLLLKNYDKMNIRSTHFTLLECGWSPLRRPLSEYIKYGMINMDKPSNPSSHEVVSWIKRILKCDKTGHAGTLDPKVTGALIICTDRATRLVKSQQNAGKTYIGVLRLHDTVSQKRVDAALQRLTGPCFQRPPLIAAVKRQLRIRNIYSNQLIEYDKHRHLAVFETHCEAGTYIRTLCVHLGLILGAGGHMEELRRIRTGVITENDHLSTMHDVMDAQWLYENEKDDTYLRRVILPCEYLLSNHKRIVVKDSAVNAVCYGAKLMIPGLARFDNGIERDDVVVLMSTKGEAIALAYAEMTTSQMASVDHGIVARSKRVIMDRDTYPRRWGLGPIAVKKRSMMKDGLLDKYGRPQSNTPSDWFYVDYGGVKTNAEGVQYGQAPSKVSGVKRQRVPDSDDD, encoded by the coding sequence atggggaagaagaaggtggGAGAGATTCAACGCGGCGAGGACTTCTGTATCCCCTCCGGGGATAAGGATGCCAACAGGACACTTCCTGCTGAGGAATGGCCCTTGCTGTTGAAGAACTATGACAAGATGAACATTCGCTCAACCCACTTCACGCTGCTGGAGTGTGGCTGGTCTCCACTCCGCCGTCCCTTATCGGAGTACATTAAGTACGGCATGATCAACATGGATAAGCCCTCCAACCCTAGCTCTCACGAAGTTGTTTCCTGGATCAAGCGCATTTTGAAGTGCGACAAAACGGGTCACGCTGGTACTCTCGATCCCAAGGTGACTGGCGCCTTAATTATTTGCACTGACCGCGCTACGCGCCTGGTGAAATCCCAGCAGAATGCCGGCAAAACATACATTGGTGTGCTACGCCTTCACGATACGGTGAGCCAGAAGCGGGTGGACGCTGCTCTCCAGCGGCTTACAGGCCCGTGCTTTCAGCGTCCTCCTCTGATTGCGGCAGTGAAGCGCCAGCTCCGCATTCGCAACATCTACTCTAACCAGCTGATTGAATATGACAAGCACCGGCACTTGGCCGTATTCGAGACGCACTGCGAGGCCGGCACGTACATTCGTACCCTTTGTGTGCATCTCGGGCTCATCCTTGGTGCTGGTGGACACATggaagagctgcgccgcatccgCACCGGCGTCATAACCGAGAACGATCACCTCTCCACTATGCACGATGTCATGGATGCTCAGTGGCTCTACGAGAACGAGAAGGACGACACGTATCTACGCCGCGTAATCCTGCCATGCGAGTACCTCCTGTCGAACCACAAGCGCATCGTTGTGAAGGACTCCGCTGTCAACGCTGTGTGCTATGGCGCAAAGCTGATGATTCCTGGACTCGCGCGCTTCGACAACGGCATTGAGCGCGACGACGTTGTGGTGCTGATGTCCACGAAGGGTGAGGCCATTGCTCTGGCGTATGCGGAGATGACCACGTCTCAGATGGCTTCCGTTGACCATGGCATCGTTGCGCGAAGCAAGCGTGTGATCATGGATCGTGACACGTACCCGCGTCGCTGGGGTCTTGGTCCAATCGCTGTGAAGAAGCGTTCGATGATGAAGGACGGCCTCTTGGACAAGTACGGTCGCCCCCAGTCGAACACCCCATCGGACTGGTTCTACGTCGACTACGGAGGTGTGAAAACAAACGCGGAAGGTGTCCAATACGGTCAGGCTCCCTCGAAGGTGAGCGGCGTAAAGCGCCAGCGTGTGCCAGACTCGGATGACGattag